A single window of Vibrio gazogenes DNA harbors:
- a CDS encoding lipocalin family protein: protein MKKLLLMLVTLTLTGCLGMPETVQPVSNFDVQHYLGKWYEIARLDHSFEEGLTHVTAEYTPRDDGGITVLNRGFSAVDNKWEEAQGKAYFVNSDSEGYLKVSFFGPFYGSYVIFALDDDYRYAFISGPDTDYLWLLSRTPTVDQQVIDQFIHMAKARGFDTDRLIFVDQQ, encoded by the coding sequence ATGAAAAAATTGCTGCTGATGTTGGTTACACTTACACTCACGGGCTGTCTTGGAATGCCCGAAACTGTTCAACCCGTCTCTAATTTCGACGTACAACATTATTTAGGCAAATGGTATGAAATTGCCCGTTTAGATCATTCATTTGAAGAAGGTCTCACCCATGTCACCGCAGAATATACGCCCAGAGATGACGGGGGCATTACGGTGCTGAACCGCGGCTTTTCCGCAGTTGACAACAAATGGGAAGAAGCCCAAGGGAAAGCCTATTTTGTCAATAGTGACTCAGAAGGCTATTTAAAAGTCTCGTTCTTTGGCCCTTTTTACGGCTCCTACGTGATCTTTGCCCTCGATGATGACTATCGTTATGCCTTTATCTCTGGTCCGGACACCGATTACCTATGGCTATTGTCTCGCACCCCAACCGTTGATCAGCAAGTGATTGATCAGTTTATCCACATGGCGAAAGCACGCGGTTTTGATACCGATCGTTTGATTTTTGTGGATCAGCAGTGA
- a CDS encoding HEPN domain-containing protein, producing MKTALDHLPERKQQELHTITTVLRDTLDDFLRNKNGSKAEFRILKIILFGSHAKGTWVSDRPNGYISDYDILVIVNRASLVEEYAVWHSAEEQIARRVTSAPLGLIVHTLNEVHQQLQQGHYFFADIREQGIELFSADKRELPTPGNLSEAERVAIATKHFNHWFSSAAQFYESAYKPMLENKYFNYAAFQLHQVTERLFACTLLVCTNYLPKTHNLESLRSMCAQQDPAFAELFPMENKFHRRSFQRLKRAYIDARYSEHYEISAEELVYLQCEVEKLREITEWVCRGRVEV from the coding sequence ATGAAAACAGCACTCGACCACCTCCCTGAGCGGAAGCAACAAGAACTTCACACCATCACCACTGTATTGCGCGATACGCTGGATGATTTTCTGCGCAACAAAAACGGCAGTAAGGCTGAGTTTCGCATTCTTAAAATTATCCTCTTTGGCAGTCATGCCAAAGGCACTTGGGTTAGCGACCGACCTAACGGTTATATCAGTGACTACGACATTCTGGTGATCGTCAACAGAGCGTCATTGGTCGAAGAGTACGCGGTGTGGCACAGTGCCGAAGAGCAGATCGCGCGTCGCGTCACATCTGCCCCGCTCGGTTTGATCGTCCACACACTCAATGAAGTCCATCAGCAGCTCCAGCAAGGTCATTACTTCTTTGCTGATATTCGAGAACAGGGCATTGAACTGTTCAGCGCCGATAAACGGGAACTGCCCACACCGGGGAATTTAAGTGAAGCCGAGCGAGTTGCTATTGCAACCAAACATTTTAATCATTGGTTTAGTAGCGCAGCACAATTTTATGAATCAGCATATAAACCAATGCTTGAAAATAAATACTTCAACTATGCTGCATTTCAACTCCATCAGGTAACGGAACGCCTGTTCGCCTGCACCCTGTTAGTCTGTACCAACTATCTACCCAAAACCCACAATCTTGAAAGCCTGCGCTCAATGTGCGCCCAGCAAGATCCGGCCTTTGCCGAACTGTTCCCGATGGAAAACAAATTCCACCGCCGCAGCTTCCAGCGCCTTAAACGCGCCTACATCGATGCCCGCTATTCCGAGCATTATGAAATCAGCGCAGAAGAATTGGTCTATTTGCAGTGTGAAGTGGAGAAATTGCGGGAGATAACGGAATGGGTTTGTCGGGGGAGAGTTGAGGTTTAA
- a CDS encoding DUF1963 domain-containing protein — translation MNVVFKLNKIIDDYKGITSGGKSNCSEWPNNPIGEKLELLFSINSNRANEYIGNSFFPHDTFIEVFSTYSKDRYFLDDVVYFGDEDELNYIKSGYTKVVIRKISEVSCDNLSGSFKLDIEKYELDNSSYPAFSFLSKAIPNGLQGVETLLDEYYFVGQFYSADIPLRDGGVLGLSDANGYLFLRKQLQYNGDDGVFFVQTA, via the coding sequence ATGAATGTGGTTTTTAAATTAAATAAAATAATAGATGACTATAAGGGTATAACATCTGGAGGAAAGAGTAATTGTAGTGAGTGGCCTAATAACCCAATTGGGGAAAAACTTGAATTGTTATTTTCTATAAATAGTAATAGAGCAAATGAATATATAGGTAACTCTTTCTTTCCTCATGATACATTTATTGAAGTCTTTTCAACCTATAGTAAAGATAGGTATTTCTTGGATGATGTGGTTTATTTTGGCGATGAAGATGAATTGAATTATATAAAAAGTGGTTATACTAAAGTTGTTATAAGAAAAATATCGGAAGTTTCTTGTGATAACCTGTCAGGCTCATTCAAGCTAGATATAGAAAAGTATGAGTTAGATAATAGTTCATATCCCGCTTTTTCTTTTCTATCAAAGGCTATTCCTAATGGGTTGCAAGGTGTTGAAACACTACTTGATGAATATTATTTTGTTGGGCAGTTCTATTCAGCAGATATACCACTTAGAGATGGCGGGGTTTTAGGTTTATCTGATGCTAATGGGTATTTGTTTTTGAGGAAACAGCTACAGTACAATGGTGATGATGGTGTGTTTTTTGTTCAAACAGCATAA
- a CDS encoding Imm26 family immunity protein, translated as MKEIKLGTCFSIPLENEEYGFGYVNYEGDFLMVNIFDFKSKSSKDIKNSFDKPLLITDWLIDWVVFSNVKSSLYPKWILHRNIILENYKKPQCHYVIFGSEFDKKCLNFITDEVHPASHDEIAKYPQFSTYHVDYYATFVRAKYRGVNFNKVIFDDGKNDYVVL; from the coding sequence ATGAAAGAAATTAAGTTAGGTACATGTTTTTCAATACCACTAGAGAATGAAGAGTATGGCTTCGGATATGTGAATTATGAAGGTGACTTTTTGATGGTGAATATATTTGACTTCAAATCTAAGAGTTCAAAAGATATCAAAAATTCATTTGATAAACCTTTACTGATTACGGATTGGTTAATTGATTGGGTTGTTTTCTCGAATGTCAAATCCAGTCTATATCCCAAGTGGATTTTACACAGAAACATCATATTGGAAAATTATAAAAAACCTCAGTGTCATTATGTTATTTTTGGTTCTGAATTTGATAAGAAATGCTTGAATTTTATTACTGATGAAGTTCATCCGGCTAGTCATGATGAAATTGCCAAATATCCTCAATTTAGTACATATCATGTTGACTATTATGCCACTTTTGTGAGAGCAAAATATCGAGGTGTAAATTTCAATAAAGTTATTTTTGATGATGGAAAAAATGATTATGTAGTACTGTGA
- a CDS encoding RHS repeat-associated core domain-containing protein → MSDNKKADLLSSAEAATQNFSTDNVLDGGCVECGCEVFIRYHYDDGQPVPEADFVLTNIKKEISGKTDKQGMCKIENMDCGGFELLLGEGSDEFEPKDVAQNNPVIQANPEYAAKAGEYFALYTLLSREGYLTYDESGSSDSFVDVDRKLFTWVDSDYEEAYDRFWELDKEINHGPIALRQAVNKIHHSLAGEMAGMAQDNTAILLFCEIALGFVPVVGQAMDLYDLGCWGWDTCTKSDLDFWHWATGALVVIGFVPGLGDATKKTGKTIIDALKKSDSRVIQQAMKMLRSLSNGNLVKYLKKFGGLLSEYANKAKALLNEIIDGLTKAIKNSKSWAVKLLSNSFEMLVDAMKSLEKKIDEMVGKITAKVDEFIGKVVTRKTGTPHHKGANKVDNINAEQASIHGDKPDGTHGKDPTEVEKQTKTNGCGEEGEPIDLYTGKVFEERQDFVLAGMLPLAHQRYYHSTGLKVTGLMGSLWRSSWDISLTIEGMLATFTDTDYTQAVFELPEPREESPSLLKPQWRLTRGEQAELILRHKDGLSYHFGHAIGTTLRLSKIEDAYGNTIQFAYERRTLKWIILSDERLIEVKTEHQRITQLTLCDAARRPQRELVRYEYDNSGRLLAVRAEAGRSFDYQYNKAGYLTRWQDLAHTWVEHDYDAQGRAIASRCADGLWTDQIRYDDDNHIHYYKSAFGGIKAYHLDERNRPYAIVDAAGNRIEQQWQDDLLVGETNALGETTAYTYDAWGNITTATLPDGTVHGYDYNEQGWLTSYTDPLGASWLYEHNPQGDVIAVTDPQGRVWQMTYTERGLRDSVTEPDGSVTRYTYNERGLLMRLDPATGYGMTFHYDRFDRLVKRVSDKRDSQGYLTRQWHYHQSNSFPDKVIYEDGSEAHFSYDIEGNLISVTDALGQTQRFEYGAFDKLKAVTDPLGATTQYHYNVEAEFAGVTNSHGQQWLYGFDQLGRIESERHYDGRTETYAYDPAGRLMQRSKPDGHTFRYQYDVCGRLLQSESFDNQDNATGKSWYEYDAASRLTYAENGDAWIALTYSPAGQLLNENINGTELTHQYDAAGRRIRFSGTQTERSYQWQQQRLSELQVGHHNPLKFAYLPGGEEQSRQTDTGFNLQHEWSATGLLLGQQLGNQSLRRYRYDALDRLTGIEDSHRGSAEFTLNSNSQITAVRQRKSWETKAGFVHLFGYDSELNLNEEGFGSEYGDNVVSLADERMKRQKRDYDKAGRVTEVGRFQYRYDQCGRVIEKSESKDGFRPQSTTFIWNDEDRLTHIELPDGRRYRYRYDPFGRRIAKECLQTQQQTHYLWDGSTLVQQSQITADGTALTSTEYLYEPGTFRPMAQVTTRHNSNRQDLHYIVTDHAGTPQELVREDGEIEWRGEQVLWGKYQQQQFNLKIQRGYLEDAANEALTCDLRYQGQIEDRESGLYYNLNRYYDADSGQYLSPDPIGFAGGLRPQGYVHNPMEWVDPLGLVPLDDTGWSLYHITNSKNEVVYVGITKDFKTRTTQHINSGRLGKGYKIDEIERNLTHEKVRGYEQADIEHYNTLDTSQRGIYDENGKFPAGAGNRARSYDPSRLENPDDHRAKAFNDNYQDRMKSHSGKICKK, encoded by the coding sequence ATGAGCGACAATAAGAAAGCCGATTTACTCTCCAGTGCCGAGGCAGCGACCCAGAACTTTTCCACCGACAACGTCCTCGATGGTGGCTGTGTCGAGTGTGGCTGTGAAGTGTTTATCCGTTATCACTATGACGATGGTCAGCCGGTACCGGAAGCCGACTTTGTACTGACGAACATCAAAAAAGAGATTTCGGGCAAAACTGATAAACAGGGGATGTGCAAAATCGAGAACATGGATTGTGGCGGGTTTGAGCTTCTGCTGGGCGAAGGCAGTGATGAATTTGAACCAAAAGATGTTGCGCAGAACAATCCGGTGATTCAGGCCAACCCCGAATATGCTGCCAAAGCGGGGGAGTACTTTGCCCTGTATACCCTGCTGAGTCGAGAGGGGTATCTCACTTATGATGAATCCGGTAGCTCTGATAGTTTTGTTGATGTTGATCGCAAATTATTCACGTGGGTAGACAGTGATTATGAGGAAGCTTATGACCGCTTCTGGGAGCTGGATAAAGAAATCAACCACGGCCCGATAGCGCTGAGACAGGCGGTCAATAAAATCCACCACAGTCTGGCCGGCGAAATGGCGGGGATGGCGCAGGACAATACGGCCATTTTGCTGTTTTGTGAAATTGCCCTCGGCTTTGTCCCAGTAGTCGGACAGGCGATGGACTTGTATGACTTAGGCTGCTGGGGCTGGGATACCTGTACCAAGAGTGATTTAGATTTTTGGCACTGGGCAACGGGGGCTTTGGTGGTGATTGGTTTTGTGCCGGGGCTGGGGGATGCAACCAAAAAAACCGGCAAAACTATTATTGATGCACTGAAAAAATCGGACTCACGGGTCATTCAACAGGCGATGAAGATGCTGCGCAGCTTGTCGAACGGCAATCTGGTCAAGTATCTGAAAAAGTTCGGTGGCTTACTGTCTGAGTACGCCAACAAAGCCAAAGCATTGCTCAATGAGATTATTGACGGGCTGACCAAGGCGATTAAGAACAGTAAAAGCTGGGCGGTCAAACTGCTGAGCAACTCATTTGAGATGCTGGTCGATGCGATGAAATCGCTGGAGAAGAAAATCGACGAGATGGTCGGCAAAATTACCGCCAAGGTCGATGAGTTTATCGGTAAAGTGGTGACCCGTAAAACAGGTACACCGCATCATAAAGGGGCGAACAAAGTCGATAATATCAATGCTGAGCAAGCTTCAATTCACGGTGATAAACCGGATGGCACTCATGGGAAAGATCCGACTGAAGTGGAAAAGCAGACAAAAACCAATGGTTGCGGAGAAGAAGGCGAACCGATCGATCTATACACCGGGAAGGTGTTTGAAGAGCGGCAGGATTTTGTATTAGCCGGAATGTTGCCTTTAGCACATCAACGTTACTATCACTCGACTGGTTTGAAAGTAACCGGATTGATGGGCAGTTTGTGGCGCAGTAGTTGGGATATTTCGCTGACCATCGAGGGGATGTTAGCCACCTTTACTGATACCGACTATACCCAAGCTGTTTTCGAACTCCCTGAGCCGCGAGAAGAAAGTCCCTCGTTACTGAAACCGCAGTGGCGACTGACCCGGGGAGAGCAGGCAGAATTAATCCTTCGGCATAAAGATGGGCTGAGCTACCATTTCGGTCATGCGATTGGCACGACGTTGCGCTTATCCAAAATCGAAGATGCCTATGGCAATACCATTCAGTTTGCTTATGAGCGTCGTACCCTCAAATGGATTATTCTGAGCGATGAACGGCTGATTGAGGTTAAAACCGAGCATCAGCGTATCACTCAACTGACGTTGTGTGATGCAGCACGGAGACCGCAACGTGAACTGGTTCGCTATGAATATGATAATTCTGGGCGGTTACTTGCAGTACGTGCTGAAGCCGGACGTAGCTTTGATTACCAGTACAATAAAGCCGGTTATCTGACCCGCTGGCAGGATTTGGCCCATACCTGGGTTGAACACGATTATGATGCGCAAGGCCGGGCGATTGCCAGCCGTTGTGCCGACGGGTTATGGACCGACCAAATCCGTTACGATGATGATAACCATATTCACTACTATAAGAGCGCATTCGGTGGTATTAAGGCTTACCATCTGGATGAGCGCAACCGCCCCTATGCCATCGTGGATGCAGCCGGCAACCGAATTGAGCAGCAGTGGCAGGATGATTTGTTGGTGGGTGAAACCAATGCTTTAGGTGAGACGACTGCTTATACCTATGATGCATGGGGAAATATCACCACAGCGACTTTGCCGGATGGAACGGTACACGGCTACGATTACAACGAGCAGGGATGGCTGACAAGTTACACTGACCCACTCGGTGCCAGTTGGTTGTATGAACATAATCCGCAGGGGGATGTGATTGCGGTTACCGATCCACAAGGCCGGGTCTGGCAAATGACTTATACCGAGCGTGGTTTGCGTGACTCTGTGACCGAGCCGGACGGCAGCGTGACCCGCTATACCTACAATGAACGCGGTCTGCTGATGAGGCTGGATCCGGCAACTGGCTATGGTATGACCTTCCATTATGACCGCTTTGACCGATTGGTGAAGCGGGTCAGCGACAAGCGCGATAGTCAGGGATATCTCACCCGCCAGTGGCATTACCACCAATCAAACTCTTTTCCCGATAAAGTTATCTACGAAGACGGCAGTGAAGCGCATTTTAGCTACGATATTGAGGGCAATCTGATTTCGGTTACCGATGCGCTTGGTCAAACCCAGCGCTTTGAATATGGCGCCTTCGATAAGCTCAAAGCTGTTACCGATCCACTGGGTGCAACCACGCAGTATCACTACAATGTCGAAGCCGAATTTGCCGGTGTAACCAACAGTCACGGGCAGCAGTGGCTGTACGGATTTGACCAACTGGGGCGGATTGAAAGTGAGCGTCACTACGACGGTCGCACTGAAACCTACGCCTATGATCCGGCCGGGCGATTGATGCAGCGCAGCAAACCGGACGGTCACACCTTCCGCTATCAGTACGATGTATGCGGCCGCCTGCTCCAGAGTGAAAGCTTCGATAATCAGGACAATGCAACTGGTAAAAGCTGGTATGAATATGATGCGGCTTCACGGCTGACTTACGCAGAAAACGGTGATGCGTGGATTGCACTCACCTATAGCCCGGCAGGGCAATTATTGAATGAAAATATCAACGGCACCGAACTGACCCACCAGTACGATGCAGCCGGGCGACGCATCCGGTTTAGCGGCACACAGACCGAGCGTAGCTATCAATGGCAGCAGCAACGACTATCTGAGTTGCAAGTCGGTCACCACAATCCGCTGAAATTTGCTTATCTGCCGGGTGGCGAGGAGCAGTCCCGCCAGACGGATACCGGGTTTAATCTGCAACATGAGTGGAGTGCGACCGGATTATTGCTCGGGCAGCAACTCGGCAATCAATCGCTACGCCGGTATCGCTATGATGCCTTGGATCGATTAACGGGGATTGAGGATAGCCATCGCGGCAGTGCCGAATTCACCCTTAACTCCAACAGTCAGATTACCGCAGTACGCCAGCGTAAATCGTGGGAGACCAAAGCCGGGTTTGTCCATCTGTTCGGGTATGACAGTGAGCTGAATCTCAATGAAGAAGGGTTCGGCAGTGAATATGGTGACAATGTGGTGTCACTGGCTGACGAACGGATGAAGCGCCAGAAACGTGACTATGATAAAGCCGGGCGTGTAACCGAAGTCGGCCGCTTTCAATATCGTTACGATCAATGCGGTCGGGTAATAGAGAAAAGCGAATCGAAAGACGGCTTCCGGCCGCAAAGTACGACATTTATCTGGAATGATGAAGACCGCCTGACTCACATCGAGCTACCGGACGGGCGACGTTACCGCTACCGTTATGACCCATTCGGGCGACGCATCGCCAAAGAATGCCTGCAAACTCAGCAACAGACCCACTATCTATGGGACGGCAGCACACTGGTACAACAGAGCCAAATCACCGCAGACGGCACGGCACTGACCAGCACCGAATATCTATACGAGCCGGGCACTTTCCGCCCGATGGCGCAAGTCACTACCCGCCACAACAGCAATCGCCAAGACCTGCACTATATCGTCACCGACCATGCCGGGACGCCGCAGGAGTTAGTCCGAGAAGATGGTGAAATCGAATGGCGCGGTGAGCAGGTGCTATGGGGTAAATACCAGCAGCAACAGTTTAATCTCAAAATTCAACGCGGTTATCTTGAAGATGCGGCCAACGAAGCGCTGACCTGTGACCTGCGTTATCAGGGGCAGATCGAAGATCGGGAATCCGGGCTTTACTACAACCTCAATCGTTACTACGATGCAGATAGTGGCCAGTATCTCAGCCCCGATCCTATTGGATTTGCAGGTGGATTGAGGCCACAGGGGTATGTGCATAACCCGATGGAATGGGTGGATCCGCTGGGGTTGGTTCCTCTTGATGACACTGGATGGTCTTTATACCATATTACAAATAGTAAAAACGAAGTTGTATATGTGGGAATTACGAAAGATTTCAAAACTCGTACAACACAACATATAAATTCTGGTCGTTTAGGCAAAGGATATAAAATTGATGAGATAGAACGGAACTTGACACATGAAAAAGTGAGAGGGTACGAACAAGCTGATATCGAACATTATAATACGTTAGATACCTCTCAAAGAGGAATTTATGATGAAAATGGAAAGTTCCCCGCTGGTGCAGGAAATAGGGCTCGTTCATACGATCCATCCAGATTAGAAAACCCAGATGACCATAGAGCCAAGGCTTTTAATGATAATTATCAGGACAGAATGAAAAGCCATTCCGGTAAAATATGTAAAAAGTAA
- a CDS encoding DUF4123 domain-containing protein: MTEFDVKNSDETIWWGVLSLDAWQMMLEAPGWFVVAEAAINPAIRELAEQNEQTDQRVYWDEMGNIHASISPYVMPLQSWDWFKEQIAIQPHWGIALQLDARFHQLPMTRQTELVLRYFRAWTMVETPTQEQEQLLLRLSDWDVFGVLWQASDPVYQKHIQGPLQQVVYWEPEQPEAKVLCFQPPMLDKTTLPLPIRLTDAQYQALNIWGNRQIYRQYQDHLQAHHSETQSWDQAQFDAYLHQHVTQANQLGFQQPNDVVRYLSLTVVFGKQFTTQPWAKQVLQSPDYQGTQSRMDRLFERGLDELDKESEQS, encoded by the coding sequence ATGACTGAATTTGATGTAAAAAATAGTGACGAAACCATCTGGTGGGGTGTGTTGTCACTTGATGCGTGGCAGATGATGCTCGAAGCGCCGGGTTGGTTTGTCGTGGCTGAAGCTGCGATTAACCCTGCAATTCGCGAGTTGGCGGAACAAAATGAGCAAACGGATCAGCGTGTGTACTGGGATGAAATGGGCAACATTCATGCCTCAATTTCTCCTTATGTGATGCCATTGCAGTCTTGGGATTGGTTTAAAGAGCAGATTGCGATTCAACCCCACTGGGGAATTGCACTTCAGTTAGATGCTCGTTTCCATCAGCTTCCTATGACGCGTCAGACCGAGTTGGTACTGCGTTATTTCCGCGCATGGACAATGGTGGAAACCCCGACTCAAGAACAAGAGCAGCTATTGCTGCGTCTTTCTGACTGGGATGTTTTCGGCGTGCTATGGCAGGCCAGCGATCCTGTCTATCAAAAACATATTCAGGGTCCCCTCCAGCAGGTTGTCTATTGGGAGCCGGAACAACCTGAGGCCAAAGTGCTCTGCTTTCAGCCCCCGATGTTAGACAAAACCACGCTACCGCTGCCGATCCGCCTGACCGATGCACAATATCAGGCGCTCAATATTTGGGGTAATCGTCAGATCTACCGCCAGTATCAGGATCATTTACAAGCCCATCACAGTGAAACTCAAAGCTGGGATCAGGCACAGTTTGATGCGTATCTTCATCAGCATGTCACTCAGGCCAATCAGTTAGGATTTCAGCAACCGAATGATGTTGTTCGCTATCTGAGCCTGACGGTGGTTTTTGGTAAGCAATTTACGACTCAGCCGTGGGCAAAACAGGTTTTACAATCTCCCGATTATCAGGGCACGCAAAGTCGGATGGACCGGTTATTTGAACGTGGGTTAGATGAATTGGATAAGGAGTCAGAACAGTCATGA
- a CDS encoding DUF4123 domain-containing protein, translating to MKSLFDILTMSEGNTSEKKTCYLLFDRVQFPQATEFWNTMKRREDVTWCELLRGSELQYLTDVSPLLIDIRDGNPGETLYYWLADNEPRAEQFGFVGVFDGDFAALRAHWQQWVACRYPDQNEVMLRFYDPNVLPQWWNILTPTQQAVFQGKHQGIYLPRRDDNQQLKLFEFPMIQRTDSPECTAFSDRMVSAENTTEVHFPLQLTQDQYDRFFHPEQRHALAETLYRKLLPQYGDALSLSLVEARFDEGLTLAQNRYADATELDQETFALYRFYLGDRFDEHPEFQRLMNFYSLRQAIGEFHHQYRGREDELHAYQTPGWLNEPMSTEISS from the coding sequence ATGAAATCCTTATTCGACATATTAACCATGTCAGAAGGAAATACGTCAGAAAAAAAAACATGTTACTTACTGTTTGATCGGGTGCAGTTTCCGCAAGCGACCGAATTCTGGAACACCATGAAGCGACGCGAAGATGTCACATGGTGTGAACTGCTGCGTGGCAGTGAGCTTCAGTATCTGACCGATGTTTCGCCATTACTTATCGATATTCGCGATGGTAATCCGGGAGAAACCCTTTATTACTGGCTGGCAGACAACGAACCTCGTGCTGAGCAGTTCGGGTTTGTCGGTGTGTTTGACGGCGATTTCGCCGCACTCAGAGCCCACTGGCAGCAATGGGTGGCTTGTCGTTATCCCGATCAAAACGAAGTGATGCTGCGCTTTTATGACCCGAATGTCTTACCCCAGTGGTGGAACATTCTGACACCGACGCAACAGGCGGTGTTTCAGGGAAAGCACCAAGGGATTTATCTGCCGCGCAGAGATGACAATCAACAACTCAAACTCTTTGAATTTCCGATGATTCAGCGGACGGATTCCCCGGAATGCACTGCATTTTCAGATCGTATGGTATCTGCCGAGAATACGACGGAAGTCCATTTTCCACTGCAACTGACGCAGGATCAGTACGATCGGTTCTTTCATCCGGAACAGCGTCACGCACTGGCTGAAACCTTATATCGGAAGTTGTTACCCCAATATGGTGATGCATTGTCTTTGTCACTTGTCGAAGCGCGTTTTGATGAAGGGCTGACGCTCGCGCAAAACCGCTATGCAGATGCAACCGAGCTGGATCAAGAGACCTTCGCCCTGTATCGCTTTTATCTGGGTGACCGCTTTGATGAACATCCGGAGTTTCAGCGTTTGATGAATTTCTATTCGCTGCGCCAAGCCATCGGTGAATTCCATCATCAGTATCGGGGACGTGAGGATGAACTACACGCTTACCAGACACCGGGCTGGCTGAACGAACCGATGAGCACGGAGATCAGTTCATGA